In a genomic window of Staphylococcus taiwanensis:
- a CDS encoding inorganic phosphate transporter, producing the protein MEYVVIITIAIVIFSLIFDFINGFHDTANAIATAVSTRALTPRTAIFLAAIMNFVGALTFTGVAGTITKDIVDPFKLHNGLIVVLAAILAAIIWNLVTWLYGIPSSSSHALIGSIAGAAIAAQGFSVLHYQGFTKIIIVLIISPIIAFCVGFIMYTIVKIVFKNANLTRANRNFRFFQVFTAALQSFSHGTNDAQKSMGIITLALIVANVQDPSNVEPALWVKMACATAMGLGTAIGGWKIIKTVGGNIMKIRPANGAAADISSALTIFVASGLHFPLSTTHVVSSSILGVGASNRAKGVKWSTAQRMIITWVITLPISALLAAVIFWIMNIFL; encoded by the coding sequence ATGGAATATGTAGTAATTATCACTATAGCTATCGTTATATTTTCTTTAATCTTTGACTTTATCAATGGTTTCCATGATACAGCCAATGCGATTGCTACAGCAGTATCGACGCGTGCTTTAACACCTAGAACTGCCATTTTCTTAGCAGCTATTATGAACTTTGTTGGGGCTTTAACATTTACAGGTGTTGCCGGCACAATTACGAAAGACATCGTCGATCCATTTAAATTACATAATGGCTTAATCGTCGTATTAGCCGCTATTTTAGCAGCAATTATTTGGAATTTAGTAACATGGTTATATGGTATTCCAAGTTCTTCATCACACGCATTAATTGGTTCTATCGCTGGTGCAGCGATTGCGGCTCAAGGCTTTAGTGTACTTCATTATCAAGGTTTCACTAAAATCATCATCGTATTAATTATTTCACCGATTATTGCATTCTGTGTAGGTTTCATTATGTATACAATCGTTAAAATTGTGTTCAAAAATGCTAACCTTACTAGAGCCAATCGTAACTTCCGATTCTTCCAAGTATTTACTGCAGCATTACAATCATTCTCACATGGTACAAATGATGCGCAAAAATCAATGGGTATCATTACATTGGCTTTGATTGTAGCAAATGTACAAGATCCTTCAAATGTTGAACCAGCACTTTGGGTTAAAATGGCCTGTGCAACGGCTATGGGTCTTGGTACTGCTATTGGTGGTTGGAAGATTATTAAAACAGTGGGTGGAAACATTATGAAAATTCGCCCAGCTAATGGTGCGGCAGCTGACATATCTTCAGCTTTAACTATTTTTGTGGCATCAGGATTACACTTCCCATTATCTACAACACATGTTGTATCATCTTCAATCCTTGGTGTTGGGGCTTCTAACCGAGCTAAAGGTGTTAAATGGAGTACAGCACAACGTATGATTATTACATGGGTAATTACATTACCGATTTCTGCTTTATTAGCAGCAGTAATTTTCTGGATTATGAATATTTTCTTATAG
- a CDS encoding DUF47 domain-containing protein translates to MFTKKKDKFMVQLEEMVFNLDRAAVEFGKMDFNTHLDLKAYSDNIKTYESHGDELMHQVITDLNQTFITPIEREDILSLCNAIDDVLDAMEETSGMFEMYSIEYTDEYMAEFVDNIQKAVAEMKLAVGLLVEKKLSHMRIHSINIKEFETNCDGILRQSIKHIFNSETDPITLIKIKDIYESMEEIADKCQVVANNFETIIMKNS, encoded by the coding sequence ATGTTTACTAAGAAAAAGGATAAGTTCATGGTTCAATTAGAAGAAATGGTATTCAATTTGGACCGTGCAGCAGTTGAATTCGGGAAAATGGACTTCAATACGCATTTAGATTTAAAAGCTTATTCTGACAATATTAAGACTTATGAGTCACATGGTGACGAATTAATGCATCAAGTGATTACAGATTTAAATCAAACATTTATTACACCTATCGAACGTGAAGATATTTTATCTCTATGTAATGCAATTGATGATGTACTTGATGCTATGGAAGAGACTTCAGGCATGTTTGAAATGTATTCAATCGAATATACTGACGAGTACATGGCAGAATTCGTTGACAATATTCAAAAAGCTGTAGCAGAAATGAAATTAGCTGTTGGTTTATTAGTAGAGAAAAAATTATCACATATGCGCATTCATTCAATTAACATTAAAGAATTTGAAACAAATTGTGATGGTATTTTAAGACAATCAATTAAACACATCTTTAATAGTGAAACAGATCCAATCACTTTAATTAAAATAAAAGATATTTATGAAAGCATGGAAGAAATCGCAGATAAATGTCAAGTTGTAGCAAATAATTTTGAAACGATTATCATGAAAAATAGCTAA
- a CDS encoding Bax inhibitor-1 family protein, protein MVHSSNTTSHTSSNNTAHDKQKSHAYAKVWLFFMYYWIIFGIGCYFGQYLPLEWRRLLSIALFVLILATLFIQRARKYGLVISHIYAIIVGLLSYATFTTYMQNLGPEVFYKNVLLAIGAFIVFGLLGYFIINDASSIGKYLFVALIALIIGGLIGMFIHNPIYHTAITIIGLLLFLLYTLYDFNRMKRGNFSPREMGFNLFINLLNIIRDVLRLANRFKN, encoded by the coding sequence ATGGTGCATTCTTCAAATACAACATCACACACATCGTCTAATAATACAGCTCATGACAAACAAAAATCTCATGCCTATGCTAAAGTATGGTTATTTTTCATGTATTATTGGATCATATTTGGAATAGGTTGTTATTTTGGACAATATTTACCACTGGAATGGAGACGTCTATTATCAATAGCATTGTTTGTGCTTATATTAGCAACGTTATTTATTCAACGCGCACGTAAATATGGATTGGTCATATCACATATATATGCCATTATAGTGGGGCTATTATCATATGCGACGTTTACAACGTATATGCAAAACTTAGGACCAGAAGTATTTTATAAAAATGTTTTATTAGCCATAGGTGCATTTATTGTTTTTGGGTTATTAGGCTATTTTATTATTAATGATGCTTCTAGTATTGGTAAATATTTATTTGTGGCCTTAATCGCATTAATTATTGGTGGATTAATCGGCATGTTTATTCATAATCCAATTTATCATACGGCAATAACGATTATAGGATTGCTATTGTTTTTACTATATACATTGTATGATTTTAATCGAATGAAGCGAGGTAACTTTTCACCTCGAGAAATGGGCTTTAATTTATTTATAAACTTATTAAATATAATAAGAGATGTATTAAGACTTGCAAATCGCTTTAAAAATTAA
- a CDS encoding LysM peptidoglycan-binding domain-containing protein, producing the protein MKKLAVAVSVASGAVAVFSNHHAEASTQHTVKSGESLWSIANKYNTSVDSIKKNNNLSNNFIFPGQVLTIGGNSNSTSSTGSNATSSSSTYTVKSGDSLYAIANKYGVNVNALMKANNLNGYLITPNQQLKIPSNSTTVAPTKTNPNVSNTGGGSGGYSSPTFSHQNLYTTGQCTWYVFDRRAQAGLPISTYWSDAKYWAGNAAADGYTVDHNPSVGSIMQTTTGYYGHVAYVERVNADGSILVSEMNYANGPYNTNTRTIPASVVSSYNFIH; encoded by the coding sequence TTGAAAAAGTTAGCAGTCGCAGTTTCTGTTGCATCTGGAGCAGTCGCAGTATTTTCTAACCACCATGCTGAAGCATCCACACAGCATACTGTTAAATCTGGCGAATCACTTTGGAGCATCGCAAATAAATATAATACATCCGTAGATAGTATCAAAAAAAATAATAACCTTAGTAACAATTTCATTTTCCCTGGACAAGTGCTTACTATTGGGGGCAACAGTAATAGCACATCAAGTACAGGTTCAAATGCGACTTCATCTTCATCAACGTATACCGTTAAATCTGGTGATTCTTTATACGCAATCGCTAACAAATACGGCGTAAACGTTAATGCATTGATGAAAGCCAACAACTTAAATGGTTATTTAATTACACCTAACCAACAATTAAAAATTCCAAGTAATTCTACAACAGTTGCACCAACTAAAACAAATCCTAATGTAAGCAATACAGGTGGCGGTAGTGGTGGTTACTCTAGCCCAACATTTAGTCATCAAAATTTATATACTACTGGTCAATGTACTTGGTATGTATTTGATCGTCGTGCTCAAGCTGGTTTACCGATTAGTACTTACTGGTCAGATGCAAAATACTGGGCTGGTAACGCAGCTGCTGACGGTTATACAGTAGACCATAACCCATCAGTTGGTTCGATTATGCAAACAACAACTGGTTATTATGGACATGTAGCATATGTTGAGCGTGTTAATGCTGATGGTAGTATTTTAGTATCAGAAATGAATTACGCAAATGGTCCTTACAATACAAATACGCGTACAATTCCTGCATCAGTTGTTTCTAGTTATAACTTCATTCATTAA